Proteins encoded in a region of the Dryobates pubescens isolate bDryPub1 chromosome 14, bDryPub1.pri, whole genome shotgun sequence genome:
- the CYRIB gene encoding CYFIP-related Rac1 interactor B isoform X1, whose protein sequence is MGNLLKVLTCTDLEQGPNFFLDFENAQPTESEKEIYNQVNVVLKDAEGILEDLQSYRGAGHEIREAIQHPSDEKLQEKAWGAVVPLVGKLKKFYEFSQRLEAGLRGLLGALTSTPYSPTQHLEREQALAKQFAEILHFTLRFDELKMTNPAIQNDFSYYRRTLSRMRINNVPAEGENEVNNELANRMSLFYAEATPMLKTLSDATTKFVSENKNLPIENTTDCLSTMASVCRVMLETPEYRSRFTNEETVSFCLRVMVGVIILYDHVHPVGAFAKTSKIDMKGCIKVLKDQPPNSVEGLLNALRYTTKHLNDETTSKQIKSMLQ, encoded by the exons ATGGGGAACCTTCTAAAAGTTTTGACATGCACAGACCTTGAGCAGGGGCCAAATTTTTTCCTTGATTTTGAAA ATGCCCAACCTACAGAATCTGAAAAGGAAATCTATAATCAGGTGAATGTAGTTTTAAAGGATGCAGAAGGAATACTGGAAGACTTGCAGTCATATAGAGGAGCTGGCCATGAAATACGAGAG GCAATACAGCATCCCAGTGATGAGAAGCTGCAAGAGAAAGCATGGGGTGCAGTTGTTCCACTAGTAGGCAAACTAAAGAAATTCTATGAATTTTCTCAAAGACTAG AGGCAGGATTGCGAGGTCTGTTGGGAGCCCTGACGAGCACTCCATATTCACCAACGCAGCACCTGGAGCGAGAGCAGGCTCTTGCTAAGCAGTTTGCAGAAATCCTTCACTTTACACTCCGATTTGATGAGCTCAAG ATGACAAATCCTGCTATACAGAATGACTTCAGCTACTACAGAAGAACTCTGAGCCGTATGAGGATTAACAATGTCCCA gCAGAGGGAGAAAATGAAGTAAATAATGAGCTGGCAAACAGAATGTCTTTATTTTACGCTGAAGCAACGCCGATGTTGAAAACTTTAAGTGATGCTACAACAAAGTTTGTGTCAGAG AACAAAAATTTACCTATAGAGAATACTACAGATTGCTTAAGCACCATGGCTAGTGTGTGCAGGGTCATGCTGGAAACCCC TGAATATAGAAGCAGGTTTACAAATGAAGAAACAGTATCATTCTGTCTGAGGGTAATGGTGGGTGTCATCATACTCTATGACCACGTGCATCCGGTGGGCGCTTTTGCCAAAACTTCAAAAATTGAT ATGAAAGGGTGCATCAAAGTTCTTAAAGACCAGCCTCCTAACAGTGTAGAAGGCCTTCTAAATGCTCTCAG GTACACAACAAAGCATTTGAATGATGAGACTACCTCCAAGCAAATTAAATCCATGTTGCAATAA
- the CYRIB gene encoding CYFIP-related Rac1 interactor B isoform X2, whose translation MGNLIKVLTRDIDHNAAHFFLDFENAQPTESEKEIYNQVNVVLKDAEGILEDLQSYRGAGHEIREAIQHPSDEKLQEKAWGAVVPLVGKLKKFYEFSQRLEAGLRGLLGALTSTPYSPTQHLEREQALAKQFAEILHFTLRFDELKMTNPAIQNDFSYYRRTLSRMRINNVPAEGENEVNNELANRMSLFYAEATPMLKTLSDATTKFVSENKNLPIENTTDCLSTMASVCRVMLETPEYRSRFTNEETVSFCLRVMVGVIILYDHVHPVGAFAKTSKIDMKGCIKVLKDQPPNSVEGLLNALRYTTKHLNDETTSKQIKSMLQ comes from the exons ATGGGTAATCTCATTAAGGTGCTAACCAGGGACATAGACCACAATGCAGCACATTTTTTCTTGGATTTTGAAA ATGCCCAACCTACAGAATCTGAAAAGGAAATCTATAATCAGGTGAATGTAGTTTTAAAGGATGCAGAAGGAATACTGGAAGACTTGCAGTCATATAGAGGAGCTGGCCATGAAATACGAGAG GCAATACAGCATCCCAGTGATGAGAAGCTGCAAGAGAAAGCATGGGGTGCAGTTGTTCCACTAGTAGGCAAACTAAAGAAATTCTATGAATTTTCTCAAAGACTAG AGGCAGGATTGCGAGGTCTGTTGGGAGCCCTGACGAGCACTCCATATTCACCAACGCAGCACCTGGAGCGAGAGCAGGCTCTTGCTAAGCAGTTTGCAGAAATCCTTCACTTTACACTCCGATTTGATGAGCTCAAG ATGACAAATCCTGCTATACAGAATGACTTCAGCTACTACAGAAGAACTCTGAGCCGTATGAGGATTAACAATGTCCCA gCAGAGGGAGAAAATGAAGTAAATAATGAGCTGGCAAACAGAATGTCTTTATTTTACGCTGAAGCAACGCCGATGTTGAAAACTTTAAGTGATGCTACAACAAAGTTTGTGTCAGAG AACAAAAATTTACCTATAGAGAATACTACAGATTGCTTAAGCACCATGGCTAGTGTGTGCAGGGTCATGCTGGAAACCCC TGAATATAGAAGCAGGTTTACAAATGAAGAAACAGTATCATTCTGTCTGAGGGTAATGGTGGGTGTCATCATACTCTATGACCACGTGCATCCGGTGGGCGCTTTTGCCAAAACTTCAAAAATTGAT ATGAAAGGGTGCATCAAAGTTCTTAAAGACCAGCCTCCTAACAGTGTAGAAGGCCTTCTAAATGCTCTCAG GTACACAACAAAGCATTTGAATGATGAGACTACCTCCAAGCAAATTAAATCCATGTTGCAATAA